The Neomonachus schauinslandi chromosome 11, ASM220157v2, whole genome shotgun sequence genome contains a region encoding:
- the IMMP1L gene encoding mitochondrial inner membrane protease subunit 1 — translation MLRGVLGKTFRLVGYTIQYGCIAHCAFEYVGGVVMCSGPSMEPTIQNSDIVFAENLSRHFYGIQRGDIVIAKSPSDPKSNICKRVIGLEGDKILTNSPSDFFKSHSYVPTGHVWLEGDNLQNSTDSRYYGPIPYGLIRGRIFFKIWPLSDFGFLRDSPNGHRFSDD, via the exons ATGCTCCGCGGTGTTCTGGGAAAAACCTTTCGACTTGTTGGCTATACTATTCAGTATGGCTGTATAGCTCATTGTGCTTTTGAATACGTTGGTGGTGTTGTCATG TGTTCTGGACCATCAATGGAGCCTACAATTCAAAATTCAGATATTGTCTTTGCAGAAAATCTTAGTCGACATTTTTATGGTATCCAGAG aggTGACATTGTGATTGCAAAAAGCCCAAGTGATCCAAAATCAAACATTTGTAAAAGAGTAATTGGTTTGGAAGGAGACAAAATCCTCACCAATAGTCCATCAGATTTCTTTAAAAGCCATAGTTAT GTGCCAACAGGTCATGTTTGGTTAGAAGGTGATAATCTACAGAATTCTACAGATTCCAGGTATTATGGACCTATTCCATATGGACTAATAAGAGGACGTATCTTTTTCAAG atttGGCCTCTGAGTGATTTTGGATTTCTACGTGACAGCCCTAATGGCCACAGATTTTCTGACGATTAG